In Acaryochloris marina S15, a single genomic region encodes these proteins:
- a CDS encoding carboxymuconolactone decarboxylase family protein, whose protein sequence is MTNFILHTEETAPEGSKAILQGAKKAYGFVPNLMATLAESPAAVEAYGTLSGIFDKSDFTSAERQVVLMTNNRLNGCTYCMAAHSTIAKMQKVPADVIETLRKGTSFTDPKLEALRVFSAKVNENRGVVSDADIAAFIAAGYSKANVLEVIVGTGLKVLSNYTNHVAQSPIDDAFQSNKWSADMSEAA, encoded by the coding sequence ATGACGAACTTTATTTTGCACACTGAAGAAACTGCGCCCGAAGGAAGCAAAGCGATTCTGCAAGGCGCTAAGAAAGCCTACGGATTTGTGCCGAACCTGATGGCTACTTTGGCGGAATCCCCTGCGGCAGTGGAAGCATACGGTACGCTTTCTGGAATCTTTGACAAAAGCGACTTTACCTCAGCAGAGCGTCAAGTTGTTTTGATGACCAACAACCGCCTGAACGGTTGCACGTACTGCATGGCCGCACATTCAACCATTGCCAAAATGCAGAAAGTTCCAGCTGATGTCATTGAGACATTACGTAAAGGCACATCATTTACCGATCCGAAGCTTGAAGCGCTGCGCGTATTCTCGGCTAAAGTCAATGAGAATCGTGGTGTTGTCAGTGATGCTGATATCGCTGCGTTCATTGCGGCAGGTTACAGCAAGGCCAATGTCCTCGAAGTTATTGTGGGAACGGGCTTAAAGGTCCTGTCCAATTACACGAATCACGTTGCCCAATCCCCTATTGATGACGCATTCCAGTCAAATAAATGGTCTGCAGATATGTCTGAGGCTGCATAG
- a CDS encoding zinc-binding dehydrogenase translates to MLPGQGYHGTGTKEVVAQVDVPKGSLPKKIMLATYYHERSDIRVGNLPDPTILSDTDAIVRVTLAGICGADFDFINNGPEMGVPQGMRMGHEFVGIVEAVGKAVHTVKVGDRVVASAMFVDGVCHHCKRDLPSACEHGGLFGSPLFVQHGGSDIQGGQSEFVRVPYANGTLFKLPDSFTSGSEDHKALPLADNFATGYHGALNSNILPGETVVVIGDGAVGQSAVMAAAKLFNPEQVIHVGRYDSRLEFSKQKSGATHTVNGKTQDPIEYVKSLTNGYGAMSIIDTVGNKGSISQAMAMAHAGGKLSVLGFGHLYEPVDAPYSDALFRNLTIHTGVVNVAAYMRTLLPIVENGQIDPSVIFTDTLPLAEAKQGYDLMMGRSAGTVKVALKP, encoded by the coding sequence TTGTTGCCTGGTCAAGGCTATCACGGCACTGGCACCAAGGAAGTTGTTGCTCAAGTCGACGTTCCAAAAGGTTCTTTACCCAAAAAAATTATGCTAGCAACTTACTATCACGAGCGTTCAGACATTCGCGTTGGCAATCTACCCGACCCAACAATACTCTCGGATACAGACGCCATCGTTCGCGTTACCCTCGCAGGGATTTGTGGTGCCGACTTCGACTTTATTAACAACGGTCCCGAAATGGGTGTTCCCCAGGGCATGCGGATGGGGCATGAGTTTGTCGGAATCGTGGAAGCCGTCGGGAAGGCCGTTCATACCGTTAAAGTCGGAGACCGTGTAGTTGCCTCAGCCATGTTTGTTGACGGTGTATGCCACCATTGCAAACGCGATCTCCCCTCAGCCTGCGAACATGGCGGTCTGTTTGGTTCTCCCCTCTTCGTACAGCACGGCGGCAGTGATATTCAAGGTGGCCAATCCGAATTTGTGCGCGTGCCCTATGCCAATGGAACCCTATTCAAACTGCCTGACAGCTTTACGTCGGGTTCAGAAGACCACAAAGCGCTACCGCTGGCAGATAATTTTGCAACTGGATATCATGGCGCCCTTAACTCAAATATTCTCCCTGGCGAAACAGTTGTTGTTATCGGTGACGGAGCGGTGGGACAGAGTGCTGTGATGGCAGCAGCAAAGCTCTTTAATCCTGAGCAGGTTATCCATGTGGGCCGGTACGATAGCCGACTGGAGTTTTCCAAGCAAAAAAGTGGCGCGACCCATACTGTAAATGGCAAAACCCAAGACCCAATCGAGTATGTGAAGAGCTTGACTAATGGTTACGGCGCCATGTCGATTATTGACACCGTTGGTAATAAAGGATCGATTTCGCAAGCCATGGCGATGGCCCATGCAGGCGGTAAATTGAGCGTGCTTGGGTTTGGGCATCTTTATGAACCTGTAGATGCCCCCTACTCTGATGCTCTATTTAGAAACCTGACTATTCATACAGGCGTCGTGAATGTCGCCGCCTATATGAGGACGCTGCTTCCGATCGTCGAAAACGGGCAGATTGATCCCAGTGTCATCTTTACGGATACCTTGCCACTTGCAGAGGCTAAGCAAGGCTATGACTTAATGATGGGTCGGTCGGCCGGTACAGTCAAAGTTGCGCTTAAGCCCTAA
- a CDS encoding nuclear transport factor 2 family protein: MSTTTTLNVTPKTAADEAQSFAEYKAVEAALQPYIESAKTGDGALCRTAFYDHAHIVGSVHGTFYDLDADTFKGAVNEAGASPDVQSHIAWIDISGPAAGAKVEFINWAGFRYTDFFVLYKQDGQWKISGKVYDSYAQN; this comes from the coding sequence ATGTCAACTACAACCACACTAAACGTAACCCCTAAAACAGCCGCTGACGAAGCACAGAGCTTTGCAGAATACAAAGCTGTTGAAGCTGCTTTGCAGCCTTATATTGAGTCCGCCAAAACAGGTGACGGCGCACTTTGCCGGACGGCCTTTTATGACCATGCTCATATTGTTGGCTCAGTACACGGCACTTTCTATGACTTGGATGCTGACACGTTCAAAGGCGCGGTCAATGAAGCTGGTGCATCTCCAGACGTTCAGTCCCACATTGCCTGGATTGATATTTCTGGACCTGCCGCCGGCGCAAAGGTTGAATTTATCAATTGGGCTGGTTTCCGCTACACCGATTTCTTTGTTCTCTACAAGCAGGATGGACAGTGGAAAATCAGCGGTAAGGTCTACGATTCTTACGCTCAAAACTAA
- a CDS encoding TetR/AcrR family transcriptional regulator, with protein MARPRRNDNTRERLLDEGLKLFISQGYHGTGIKEVVDQVNVPKGSFYNYFESKEHFAAEVIRHYSQQLIACMSDQLKEPEDNAFMALKNFFEREVQRHQDSKTGCLIGNLGAELGGSSELCRQAMIEGLEGMKQQFSQTLKRGQSRNVIRDDISAEELADFLVNAYEGALLRMQLEQSVKPIEKMSSFLSSYLVCS; from the coding sequence ATGGCCAGGCCAAGACGCAATGACAACACCCGTGAAAGACTTCTAGATGAAGGACTAAAATTGTTTATTAGTCAGGGTTATCACGGTACTGGGATCAAAGAAGTTGTTGATCAGGTCAACGTTCCTAAAGGGTCTTTCTATAACTACTTTGAAAGCAAGGAGCATTTTGCAGCTGAGGTGATTCGGCACTACTCTCAGCAGTTGATTGCCTGTATGTCTGATCAGCTTAAGGAACCTGAAGACAACGCATTCATGGCCCTCAAGAATTTTTTTGAGAGAGAAGTGCAGCGGCATCAGGACTCGAAAACTGGATGCCTCATAGGCAACTTGGGGGCAGAGCTGGGAGGGAGTAGTGAGCTGTGTCGGCAGGCCATGATTGAAGGCCTAGAAGGTATGAAACAGCAGTTTTCCCAAACCCTTAAACGCGGGCAGAGTCGAAACGTCATTCGTGATGATATCTCTGCCGAGGAACTAGCTGATTTCCTGGTTAATGCCTATGAAGGCGCTTTGTTAAGAATGCAGTTAGAACAATCCGTCAAGCCAATCGAGAAGATGAGTTCATTCTTGAGTAGTTATTTGGTTTGTTCTTAA